From Camelina sativa cultivar DH55 chromosome 20, Cs, whole genome shotgun sequence, the proteins below share one genomic window:
- the LOC104772759 gene encoding uncharacterized protein LOC104772759, which produces MLLLHKYQRGDIDVERERQRVNTHKDNPNCLADEQQHDREHIPRLPKRTHDTGDRDDAPFPRRRINIIIGGLSTCRDSLRSIQAYCPKEETKRNWPSNSSTAKKPSDPIIFTDEDAGNASPNNNPLVMEMVIGESLVTRILIDIGSSVNVKFKDMQIQMDIDLRNTVADTQPMTGFDGNTIMTVGTIILLIYIGATMQCFNFAIVYKPIVYNVILGTPWLHKMRAVASTYHQCVKFPNTYGIYTLRGDPLMARTCFIIEKKMGNARAFVTAESAPLRDPRRPPPGESVIQVNIDFSDPNCCVIIGAELPLALRDELVQFAWTIDQMNGIDHSITIHELNVDPTYKPVKQKRRKLGVERTTAVNDEVWKLLDVGSITEVCYPDWLSNPVVVKKKNRTWRVCVDFTDLNKACPKDSFPLPRIDQLLEATAGNKLLSFMDAFFGYHQLMMHKDDREKTVFITEQGTFCYRVMPFLLKNAGATYQRLVNRMFASQLGWTMEVYIDDMLVKSARASDYVTHLKQCFEILNKYNMKLNPAKCTFGVTSGEFLGYFVTKRGIEANPKQISAIINLPSPRNTHELQRLIGRIAALNRFISRSTDKCLPFYQLLRTNKRFEWDEKCESGETLYLYIAISCSAVSGVLVREDGGEQNPIFYVSKTLDGAKLRYLTLEKLAYAVVISACKLRPYFQSHTVEVLTNQPLRTILHSPSQSERLAKWAVKLSEYDIEYKNRTIAKSQVLADFLVELSPKLEDDSPQPEIWTLHVDGTSSKLGSGVGVRLTSPTRKILEQSFCLAFSASNNDAEYEALIVGLRLAHGIRVKKIQAYCDSQLVLHHFSGDYAARHERMDVYLKVVRDLSQKFEFFELVKIPRSNNAPADALAMLASTSDPDLHRVIPIENIDHPSIDVNLLPPAPAKFLEVAPSADTPANPSNVLAITSAVTRPAPAATNAPTQAMPFAAPDISANDDWQTEIIRFIADGIIPTDKWEARHMRVKSAHYTTLDGNLFRWDAAGALLICVSKKDVNDIMREVQEEAGGNHSGGRALALRNSPQWSLLANHGCRLFRIRSQVRKMSASRTVHPFSDQTFANKVTTLPVHGMGDGYCRSSNTI; this is translated from the exons ATGCTACTCCTTCACAAGTACCAGCGAGGTGACATCGATGTAGAGCGAGAGCGGCAAAGGGTTAACACACACAAGGATAACCCGAACTGCTTGGCAGATGAGCAGCAACATGACAGGGAGCACATACCTCGTCTTCCAAAACGAACTCATGACACAGGAGACCGTGACGACGCTCCATTCCCTCGCCGAAGGATCAACATAATCATAGGCGGATTATCTACATGCCGTGATTCCCTTCGATCAATCCAGGCTTACTGTCCCAAGGAAGAAACGAAGCGCAACTGGCCCTCAAATAGCAGCACTGCCAAGAAGCCTTCTGACCCTATAATCTTCACCGACGAGGACGCAGGCAACGCAAGCCCAAACAACAATCCGCTGGTCATGGAGATGGTGATTGGAGAAAGTTTGGTGACAAGGATCCTTATTGATATCGGAAGCTCGGTGAATGTGAAATTCAAGGACATGCAAATCCAGATGGACATCGATCTCCGCAACACAGTCGCTGATACGCAGCCTATGACAGGATTCGACGGCAATACCATCATGACTGTTGGAACCATAATTCTCCTGATCTACATCGGTGCCACGATGCAATGCTTCAACTTCGCAATTGTGTATAAACCCATTGTCTACAACGTCATTCTGGGAACACCATGGCTCCATAAGATGCGTGCTGTCGCTTCAACTTATCATCAATGCGTTAAGTTTCCAAACACGTACGGTATCTACACATTGCGCGGAGATCCATTGATGGCGCGAACGTGCTTCATcattgagaagaagatgggaaaTGCAAGGGCGTTTGTGACTGCTGAATCAGCACCGCTGCGAGATCCACGCAGACCACCTCCGGGAGAATCTGTGATCCAAGTGAACATCGATTTTTCCGATCCCAATTGCTGTGTAATCATTGGCGCCGAGCTACCATTAGCACTGAGGGACGAGCTTGTCCAGTTCGCGTGGACGATAGATCAGATGAATGGAATCGACCATAGCATAACTATTCACGAGCTCAACGTAGATCCAACTTACAAACCTGTGAAGCAAAAGCGTCGAAAGCTCGGTGTGGAACGCACAACTGCGGTCAATGACGAGGTATGGAAGCTACTTGATGTGGGATCAATCACTGAAGTTTGCTATCCGGATTGGCTTAGTAATCCAGTTGtggttaagaagaagaacagaacgTGGAGAGTGTGTGTCGACTTCACCGACCTCAACAAAGCCTGTCCAAAAGACAGTTTTCCTCTTCCGCGCATTGACCAACTTCTCGAGGCCACGGCCGGAAACAAACTGCTGTCTTTCATGGATGCGTTCTTCGGCTACCACCAGCTAATGATGCACAAAGATGACCGTGAGAAGACCGTGTTTATTACTGAACAAGGCACTTTCTGCTACAGAGTCATGCCTTTTCTGTTAAAAAATGCGGGAGCAACGTATCAAAGACTTGTGAACCGGATGTTTGCAAGCCAACTTGGTTGgaccatggaagtctacattgaCGACATGCTTGTCAAGTCAGCTCGAGCATCTGACTATGTCACACACTTGAAGCAGTGTTTTGAGATACTCAACAAGTACAACATGAAGCTTAACCCGGCTAAGTGCACATTTGGTGTAACTTCCGGAGAATTCCTGGGGTACTTCGTTACAAAACGCGGTATTGAAGCTAATCCAAAACAGATTTCAGCAATTATCAATCTTCCTTCCCCAAGGAATACCCACGAGTTGCAACGTCTTATTGGACGAATTGCCGCGTTAAACCGCTTCATCTCCCGTTCAACAGACAAATGCTTACCGTTTTATCAGCTCCTTCGCACAAACAAACGTTTTGAGTGGGACGAGAAATGCGAATCG GGAGAGACGTTGTATCTTTACATCGCAATATCTTGTTCGGCCGTAAGTGGCGTGCTTGTAAGAGAAGATGGTGGCGAGCAAAATCCTATCTTCTACGTGAGCAAGACTCTCGATGGCGCCAAACTTCGATATCTGACTCTTGAGAAGCTTGCATATGCGGTCGTAATATCAGCTTGCAAGCTCCGCCCCTACTTCCAATCTCACACTGTCGAAGTCTTGACGAATCAGCCTCTACGAACAATTCTCCATAGCCCAAGCCAGTCAGAACGCCTAGCGAAATGGGCAGTTAAGTTAAGCGAGTACGATATAGAATACAAGAACCGCACCATTGCCAAGTCACAAGTTCTCGCAGATTTCCTCGTTGAACTCTCTCCCAAACTCGAAGATGACTCCCCTCAACCTGAAATATGGACACTTCACGTGGACGGCACATCATCGAAGTTGGGCTCAGGAGTGGGTGTACGCCTAACCTCTCCAACAAGAAAAATCTTGGAGCAGTCGTTCTGTCTTGCATTCTCCGCTTCAAACAACGACGCTGAGTATGAAGCATTAATCGTTGGATTGCGTCTCGCGCACGGAATCAGAGTAAAAAAGATCCAAGCTTACTGCGATTCTCAGCTGGTCTTGCATCATTTTAGTGGAGATTATGCAGCTAGACACGAGCGCATGGATGTCTACCTCAAGGTCGTTCGCGACTTGTCCCAAAAGTTCGAGTTCTTTGAGCTCGTCAAGATCCCCCGAAGCAACAATGCTCCGGCTGATGCACTCGCGATGCTTGCTTCTACATCAGATCCTGATCTCCACCGAGTAATACCTATAGAGAACATTGATCACCCAAGTATTGACGTCAACTTGTTGCCCCCCGCTCCAGCCAAGTTTCTTGAAGTTGCGCCCTCAGCGGACACACCAGCAAACCCGAGCAACGTCTTAGCAATTACCTCAGCAGTCACAAGACCAGCCCCAGCGGCCACAAATGCACCCACCCAAGCTATGCCCTTTGCAGCTCCTGATATCTCCGCAAATGATGACTGGCAAACTGAAATCATTAGGTTCATCGCAGATGGAATAATCCCAACAGACAAGTGGGAAGCAAGGCATATGCGGGTTAAGAGCGCACACTACACGACGTTGGACGGCAACTTGTTTCGTTGGGATGCAGCCGGCGCTCTTCTCATCTGCGTCAGCAAGAAGGACGTCAACGATATCATGCGAGAAGTTCAAGAAGAAGCTGGCGGAAACCACTCTGGCGGCCGCGCTTTGGCACTCCGAAATTCACCGCAATGGTCACTTCTGGCCAACCATGGTTGCCGATTGTTCCGCATTCGCAGCCAAGTACGAAAAATGTCAGCGTCACGCACCGTTCATCCATTCTCCGACCAAACTTTTGCGAACAAGGTCACCACCCTACCCGTTCATGGGATGGGCGATGGATATTGTCGGTCCTCTAATACCATCTAA
- the LOC104771487 gene encoding probable inorganic phosphate transporter 1-3, protein MADQQLGVLKALDVAKTQLYHFTAIVIAGMGFFTDAYDLFCVSLVTKLLGRLYYFNPESAKPGSLPPHVAAAVNGVALCGTLAGQLFFGWLGDKLGRKKVYGLTLIMMIVCSIASGLSFGNQAKGVMTTLCFFRFWLGFGIGGDYPLSATIMSEYANKKTRGAFIAAVFAMQGVGILAGGFVALAVSSIFDKQFPSPTYDQDRVLSTPPEADYIWRIIVMFGAIPAAMTFYWRMKMPETARYTALVAKDIKQATKDMSKVLQVELEVEERAEDPKLNYGLFSKEFLRRHGLPLLGCTSTWFLLDIAFYSQNLFQKDIFSAIGWIPKAGTMNAVHEVFKIARAQTLIALCSTVPGYWFTVAFIDIMGRFAIQLMGFFFMTVFMFAIAFPYNHWIKPDNRIGFVIMYSLTFFFANFGPNATTFIVPAEIFPARLRSTCHGISAATGKAGAIVGAFGFLYAAQSQDPAKTDAGYPPGIGVKNSLIMLGVINFIGMLFTFLVPEPKGKSLEELSGEAEVEK, encoded by the exons ATGGCCGACCAGCAACTAGGAGTGCTAAAAGCACTCGATGTTGCGAAGACGCAACTTTATCATTTCACGGCGATTGTCATTGCCGGTATGGGTTTCTTTACGGATGCCTATGATCTTTTTTGTGTGTCCTTGGTGACGAAGCTCCTAGGACGCCTCTACTACTTCAATCCGGAGTCAGCAAAGCCTGGCTCCCTTCCCCCTCATGTTGCAGCAGCAGTCAATGGTGTGGCCCTCTGTGGGACTCTTGCTGGTCAGCTCTTCTTCGGATGGCTTGGTGACAAGCTAGGAAGGAAAAAGGTCTACGGTCTCACTTTGATCATGATGATCGTGTGTTCTATTGCTTCCGGTCTCTCCTTTGGAAACCAAGCCAAGGGTGTCATGACCACTCTTTGCTTTTTCAG GTTTTGGCTCGGGTTTGGCATTGGAGGTGACTACCCTCTTTCAGCCACCATCATGTCTGAATATGCTAACAAGAAGACTCGTGGGGCTTTCATCGCTGCCGTCTTTGCTATGCAAGGTGTCGGTATCTTGGCTGGTGGTTTTGTGGCTCTTGCAGTCTCTTCCATTTTCGACAAACAGTTTCCATCGCCGACCTATGACCAAGACAGGGTTCTCTCAACGCCTCCGGAAGCTGATTACATTTGGCGTATCATTGTCATGTTTGGCGCTATACCTGCGGCCATGACCTTCTATTGGCGTATGAAGATGCCTGAAACCGCTCGTTACACTGCTTTAGTTGCCAAGGACATtaaacaagcaacaaaagaCATGTCCAAAGTCTTACAAGTAGAGCTTGAAGTTGAAGAAAGGGCGGAGGACCCAAAACTGAACTATGGATTGTTCTCCAAGGAATTCCTTAGGCGCCACGGGCTTCCACTCCTTGGGTGTACCTCAACTTGGTTCTTGCTTGACATTGCTTTCTACAGCCAAAATTTGTTCCAAAAGGATATTTTTTCGGCCATTGGATGGATTCCAAAGGCAGGCACCATGAATGCTGTTCATGAGGTTTTCAAGATCGCTAGGGCTCAGACTCTCATCGCGCTTTGCAGTACTGTCCCAGGGTACTGGTTCACCGTGGCTTTTATTGATATCATGGGAAGGTTTGCAATCCAGCTAATGGGATTCTTCTTCATGACGGTATTTATGTTTGCCATTGCCTTCCCTTACAACCACTGGATCAAACCAGACAACCGTATTGGATTCGTGATTATGTACTCCCTCACCTTTTTCTTCGCTAACTTTGGACCAAATGCAACCACTTTCATTGTCCCTGCTGAGATCTTCCCAGCTAGATTAAGGTCCACATGCCACGGAATATCAGCTGCGACAGGTAAGGCTGGAGCCATTGTTGGAGCCTTCGGGTTCCTATATGCGGCTCAATCACAGGATCCAGCCAAGACAGACGCAGGATACCCACCGGGTATTGGAGTCAAGAACTCATTGATCATGCTTGGTGTTATCAACTTTATTGGTATGCTCTTCACATTCCTTGTCCCTGAGCCAAAGGGCAAGTCCCTTGAAGAACTCTCCGGTGAAGCTGAGGTTGAGAAATGA
- the LOC104771488 gene encoding probable inorganic phosphate transporter 1-3 — MADQQLGVLKALDVAKTQLYHFTAIVIAGMGFFTDAYDLFCVSLVTKLLGRLYYFNPESAKPGSLPPHVAAAVNGVALCGTLAGQLFFGWLGDKLGRKKVYGLTLIMMIVCSIASGLSFGNQAKGVMTTLCFFRFWLGFGIGGDYPLSATIMSEYANKKTRGAFIAAVFAMQGVGILAGGFVALAVSSIFDKQFPSPTYDQDRVLSTPPEADYIWRIIVMFGAIPAAMTFYWRMKMPETARYTALVAKDIKQATKDMSKVLQVELEVEERAEDPKLNYGLFSKEFLRRHGLPLLGCTSTWFLLDIAFYSQNLFQKDIFSAIGWIPKAGTMNAVHEVFKIARAQTLIALCSTVPGYWFTVAFIDIMGRFAIQLMGFFFMTVFMFAIAFPYNHWIKPDNRIGFVIMYSLTFFFANFGPNATTFIVPAEIFPARLRSTCHGISAATGKAGAIVGAFGFLYAAQSQDPAKTDAGYPPGIGVKNSLIVLGVINFIGMLFTFLVPEPKGKSLEELSGEAEVEK; from the exons ATGGCCGACCAGCAACTAGGAGTGCTAAAAGCACTCGATGTTGCGAAGACGCAACTTTATCATTTCACGGCGATTGTCATTGCCGGTATGGGTTTCTTTACGGATGCCTATGATCTTTTTTGTGTGTCCTTGGTGACGAAGCTCCTAGGACGCCTCTACTACTTCAATCCGGAGTCAGCAAAGCCTGGTTCCCTTCCCCCTCATGTTGCAGCAGCAGTCAATGGTGTGGCCCTCTGTGGGACTCTTGCTGGTCAGCTCTTCTTCGGATGGCTTGGTGACAAGCTAGGAAGGAAAAAGGTCTACGGTCTCACTTTGATCATGATGATCGTGTGTTCTATTGCTTCCGGTCTCTCCTTTGGAAACCAAGCCAAGGGTGTCATGACCACTCTTTGCTTTTTCAG GTTTTGGCTCGGGTTTGGCATTGGAGGTGACTACCCTCTTTCAGCCACCATCATGTCTGAATATGCTAACAAGAAGACTCGTGGGGCTTTCATCGCTGCCGTCTTTGCTATGCAAGGTGTCGGTATCTTGGCTGGTGGTTTTGTGGCTCTTGCAGTCTCTTCCATTTTCGACAAACAGTTTCCATCGCCGACCTATGACCAAGACAGGGTTCTCTCAACGCCTCCGGAAGCTGATTACATTTGGCGTATCATTGTCATGTTTGGCGCTATACCTGCGGCCATGACCTTCTATTGGCGTATGAAGATGCCTGAAACCGCTCGTTACACTGCTTTAGTTGCCAAGGACATtaaacaagcaacaaaagaCATGTCCAAAGTCTTACAAGTAGAGCTTGAAGTTGAAGAAAGGGCGGAGGACCCAAAACTGAACTATGGATTGTTCTCCAAGGAATTCCTTAGGCGCCACGGGCTTCCACTCCTTGGGTGTACCTCAACTTGGTTCTTGCTTGACATTGCTTTCTACAGCCAAAATTTGTTCCAAAAGGATATTTTTTCGGCCATTGGATGGATTCCAAAGGCAGGCACCATGAATGCTGTTCATGAGGTTTTCAAGATCGCTAGGGCTCAGACTCTCATCGCGCTTTGCAGTACTGTCCCAGGGTACTGGTTCACCGTGGCTTTTATTGATATCATGGGAAGGTTTGCAATCCAGCTAATGGGATTCTTCTTCATGACGGTATTTATGTTTGCCATTGCCTTCCCTTACAACCACTGGATCAAACCAGACAACCGTATTGGATTCGTGATTATGTACTCCCTCACCTTTTTCTTCGCTAACTTTGGACCAAATGCAACCACTTTCATTGTCCCTGCTGAGATCTTCCCAGCTAGACTAAGGTCCACATGCCACGGAATATCTGCTGCGACAGGTAAGGCTGGAGCCATTGTTGGAGCCTTCGGGTTCTTATATGCGGCTCAATCACAGGATCCAGCCAAGACAGACGCAGGATACCCACCGGGTATTGGAGTTAAGAATTCATTGATCGTGCTTGGTGTTATCAACTTTATTGGTATGCTCTTCACGTTCCTTGTCCCTGAGCCAAAGGGCAAGTCCCTTGAAGAACTCTCCGGTGAAGCTGAGGTTGAAAAGTGA